One Rhododendron vialii isolate Sample 1 chromosome 2a, ASM3025357v1 genomic region harbors:
- the LOC131316742 gene encoding protein tesmin/TSO1-like CXC 2 isoform X3 has product MGEEREKVERERTEESEGFGKEGFGLAMDTPNRNQITTPVSQFEDSPVFNYINSLSPIKTVKSTRISHTLNSFSFATLPSIFTSPHVSSLKETRFLRRHQFSDPSKPEFSSDNENKCGAIEGVMDVAHNIDEPQQYFDQRSSIDEAEPTYECSELAIEVSQTLIYDCGSPVCSATPCNEIESKYVSEFAGTSSSGLPSAQEASETGFLGNGVQLEGISMTENNTEGAGRDWESMISGAAGLLVFDSPDEGEAFKGLFRKPLDSGTRLRTSLMSEFTQDESTQSLDQVGLEHCESENPCSQVGEEGRLNVMEATGDILASSCPHSHVPEPSEQIDNEPNPNLHRGIRRRCLVFEIGGACNKHLGDSSSSCSSFLSRSDVNIESNVKQLVPIKTGTESSRRILPGIGLHLNALARTSKNYSISSHEVLTTDQEYLDKSPAVTSMEMRIIPYENGGQGIEDTSQASGYIANEEFNQNSPKKKRRKLETAGESEGCKRCNCKKSKCLKLYCECFAAGVYCVEPCSCIDCFNKPVHEDTVLSTRKQIESRNPLAFAPKVIRSSDSVPEVGDESSKTPASARHKRGCNCKKSGCLKKYCECFQGGVGCSVNCRCEGCKNAFGTKDGSALIGAEAELEEEEEETETYEKTVVNKSLQKNVIQNSVEQNPDYALPATPLRCGRELVRLPFSSKSKPPRSSFLSIGSSSSFYGSQKFGKPNFLPQPKFEKRIQAVPEDEMPELLQGNCSPISGIKSASPNSKRVSPPHCSDFGVSPGRRSSRKLILRSIPSFPSLNPKD; this is encoded by the exons atgggtgaaGAGCGAGagaaggtagagagagagagaactgaagAGAGTGAGGGGTTTGGGAAAGAAGGTTTTGGTCTTGCAATGGACACACCGAATCGGAACCAGATCACTACTCCAGTCTCTCAATTCGAG GACTCGCCCGTCTTTAATTACATCAACAGTCTTTCTCCTATCAAGACGGTTAAGTCTACACGTATTAGCCATACATTGAACTCATTTAGTTTTGCAACTCTACCGTCTATTTTTACTTCACCCCATGTCAGTTCACTCAAGGAAACTAGATTCTTAAGAAG ACATCAGTTCTCAGATCCATCAAAACCAGAGTTTTCTTCCGATAATGAGAACAAATGTGGTGCAATTGAAGGGGTTATGGATGTTGCTCATAACATTGATGAGCCGCAGCAATATTTTGATCAAAGGAGTTCCATTGATGAAGCTGAGCCAACTTATGAGTGTTCAGAGCTAGCAATTGAGGTCTCGCAAACCCTGATCTATGATTGTGGTAGCCCTGTTTGTAGTGCAACACCCTGCAATGAGATTGAATCTAAATATGTGTCAGAATTTGCTGGTACATCGAGCTCAGGTCTGCCATCTGCTCAAGAGGCCTCTGAAACAGGTTTCTTAGGAAATGGGGTGCAGTTAGAAGGGATAAGTATGACTGAGAACAATACTGAAGGCGCAGGACGTGATTGGGAGAGCATGATATCTGGTGCGGCTGGTTTATTAGTATTTGATTCACCTGATGAAGGAGAGGCTTTTAAGGGTCTTTTCCGGAAACCACTGGATTCTGGAACAAGGTTACGTACTTCTCTTATGTCGGAGTTCACTCAAGATGAAAGTACACAATCTCTTGATCAGGTTGGGCTCGAACATTGTGAATCAGAAAATCCTTGCTCTCAAGTAGGAGAAGAAGGCCGTCTGAATGTAATGGAGGCAACTGGAGATATCCTCGCTAGTTCTTGTCCGCATTCACATGTGCCTGAGCCAAGTGAACAAATCGATAATGAG CCAAATCCTAATTTGCATCGTGGCATTAGGAGGCGCTGTCTGGTGTTTGAGATAGGTGGAGCTTGCAACAAGCATTTAGGCGATAGTTCTAGCTCTTGCTCTTCCTTTTTATCACGATCTGATGTCAACATTGAGTCCAACGTCAAGCAGCTGGTTCCTATAAAGACTGGCACAGAGTCTTCACGCCGCATTCTACCTGGAATTGGTTTGCACTTAAATGCTCTTGCGAGGACTTCAAAGAACTACAGCATCAGCAGTCATGAAGTTTTGACTACTGATCAAGAATATCTTGATAAATCTCCGGCAGTGACTTCTATGGAAATGCGCATCATTCCTTATGAAAATGGAGGTCAGGGTATAGAAGATACTTCTCAGGCATCTGGGTATATAGCTAATGAAGAGTTCAATCAGAATAGTCCAAAAAAGAAGAG GCGTAAGCTGGAAACTGCTGGAGAGAGTGAAGGCTGTAAGCGGTGTAACTGTAAGAAATCAAAATGCTTGAAACT TTATTGTGAATGCTTTGCTGCTGGCGTCTATTGTGTGGAGCCATGTTCATGTATAGATTGCTTCAACAAGCCTGTTCACGAAGATACTGTCCTTTCGACTCGTAAACAGATCGAATCTCGAAATCCCCTTGCATTTGCTCCTAAAGTAATTAGGAGCTCCGATTCTGTGCCAGAAGTTGGG GATGAATCAAGCAAGACTCCAGCTTCAGCAAGGCACAAAAGAGGATGCAATTGCAAGAAATCTGGCTGCCTGAAGAAGTACTGTGAATGCTTCCAG GGTGGTGTTGGATGCTCCGTTAACTGCAGATGTGAAGGGTGTAAGAATGCATTCGGTACAAAGGATG GGTCTGCTTTAATAGGAGCAGAAGCTGagctggaagaagaagaagaagaaacagagacataTGAAAAGACCGTTGTAAACAAAAGTTTACAGAAGAATGTAATTCAGAACAGTGTAGAGCAGAATCCAGACTATGCTCTTCCAGCAACACCTTTACGGTGTGGCAG AGAATTGGTTCGACTCCCATTTTCCTCTAAGAGCAAGCCACCGCGATCTTCATTTCTTTCCATCGGATCCTCTTCCAGTTTTTATGGTAGCCAAAAGTTTGGAAAGCCGAACTTCTTACCTCAACCCAAGTTTGAGAAGCGAATCCAAGCTGTTCCGGAAGACGAAATGCCTGAGCTTCTTCAAGGGAACTGCTCTCCCATCAGCGGTATCAAATCTGCTTCCCCAAACAGCAAGAGAGTCTCTCCTCCACATTGCAGTGACTTTGGGGTGTCCCCTGGCCGGAGGAGCAGCCGGAAGTTGATATTGCGGTCTATTCCTTCATTTCCTTCTCTCAACCCCAAGGATTGA
- the LOC131316742 gene encoding protein tesmin/TSO1-like CXC 2 isoform X2, which yields MGEEREKVERERTEESEGFGKEGFGLAMDTPNRNQITTPVSQFEDSPVFNYINSLSPIKTVKSTRISHTLNSFSFATLPSIFTSPHVSSLKETRFLRRHQFSDPSKPEFSSDNENKCGAIEGVMDVAHNIDEPQQYFDQRSSIDEAEPTYECSELAIEVSQTLIYDCGSPVCSATPCNEIESKYVSEFAGTSSSGLPSAQEASETGFLGNGVQLEGISMTENNTEGAGRDWESMISGAAGLLVFDSPDEGEAFKGLFRKPLDSGTRLRTSLMSEFTQDESTQSLDQVGLEHCESENPCSQVGEEGRLNVMEATGDILASSCPHSHVPEPSEQIDNEPNPNLHRGIRRRCLVFEIGGACNKHLGDSSSSCSSFLSRSDVNIESNVKQLVPIKTGTESSRRILPGIGLHLNALARTSKNYSISSHEVLTTDQEYLDKSPAVTSMEMRIIPYENGGQGIEDTSQASGYIANEEFNQNSPKKKRRKLETAGESEGCKRCNCKKSKCLKLYCECFAAGVYCVEPCSCIDCFNKPVHEDTVLSTRKQIESRNPLAFAPKVIRSSDSVPEVGDESSKTPASARHKRGCNCKKSGCLKKYCECFQGGVGCSVNCRCEGCKNAFGTKDGAEAELEEEEEETETYEKTVVNKSLQKNVIQNSVEQNPDYALPATPLRCGRELVRLPFSSKSKPPRSSFLSIGSSSSFYGSQKFGKPNFLPQPKFEKRIQAVPEDEMPELLQGNCSPISGIKSASPNSKRVSPPHCSDFGVSPGRRSSRKLILRSIPSFPSLNPKD from the exons atgggtgaaGAGCGAGagaaggtagagagagagagaactgaagAGAGTGAGGGGTTTGGGAAAGAAGGTTTTGGTCTTGCAATGGACACACCGAATCGGAACCAGATCACTACTCCAGTCTCTCAATTCGAG GACTCGCCCGTCTTTAATTACATCAACAGTCTTTCTCCTATCAAGACGGTTAAGTCTACACGTATTAGCCATACATTGAACTCATTTAGTTTTGCAACTCTACCGTCTATTTTTACTTCACCCCATGTCAGTTCACTCAAGGAAACTAGATTCTTAAGAAG ACATCAGTTCTCAGATCCATCAAAACCAGAGTTTTCTTCCGATAATGAGAACAAATGTGGTGCAATTGAAGGGGTTATGGATGTTGCTCATAACATTGATGAGCCGCAGCAATATTTTGATCAAAGGAGTTCCATTGATGAAGCTGAGCCAACTTATGAGTGTTCAGAGCTAGCAATTGAGGTCTCGCAAACCCTGATCTATGATTGTGGTAGCCCTGTTTGTAGTGCAACACCCTGCAATGAGATTGAATCTAAATATGTGTCAGAATTTGCTGGTACATCGAGCTCAGGTCTGCCATCTGCTCAAGAGGCCTCTGAAACAGGTTTCTTAGGAAATGGGGTGCAGTTAGAAGGGATAAGTATGACTGAGAACAATACTGAAGGCGCAGGACGTGATTGGGAGAGCATGATATCTGGTGCGGCTGGTTTATTAGTATTTGATTCACCTGATGAAGGAGAGGCTTTTAAGGGTCTTTTCCGGAAACCACTGGATTCTGGAACAAGGTTACGTACTTCTCTTATGTCGGAGTTCACTCAAGATGAAAGTACACAATCTCTTGATCAGGTTGGGCTCGAACATTGTGAATCAGAAAATCCTTGCTCTCAAGTAGGAGAAGAAGGCCGTCTGAATGTAATGGAGGCAACTGGAGATATCCTCGCTAGTTCTTGTCCGCATTCACATGTGCCTGAGCCAAGTGAACAAATCGATAATGAG CCAAATCCTAATTTGCATCGTGGCATTAGGAGGCGCTGTCTGGTGTTTGAGATAGGTGGAGCTTGCAACAAGCATTTAGGCGATAGTTCTAGCTCTTGCTCTTCCTTTTTATCACGATCTGATGTCAACATTGAGTCCAACGTCAAGCAGCTGGTTCCTATAAAGACTGGCACAGAGTCTTCACGCCGCATTCTACCTGGAATTGGTTTGCACTTAAATGCTCTTGCGAGGACTTCAAAGAACTACAGCATCAGCAGTCATGAAGTTTTGACTACTGATCAAGAATATCTTGATAAATCTCCGGCAGTGACTTCTATGGAAATGCGCATCATTCCTTATGAAAATGGAGGTCAGGGTATAGAAGATACTTCTCAGGCATCTGGGTATATAGCTAATGAAGAGTTCAATCAGAATAGTCCAAAAAAGAAGAG GCGTAAGCTGGAAACTGCTGGAGAGAGTGAAGGCTGTAAGCGGTGTAACTGTAAGAAATCAAAATGCTTGAAACT TTATTGTGAATGCTTTGCTGCTGGCGTCTATTGTGTGGAGCCATGTTCATGTATAGATTGCTTCAACAAGCCTGTTCACGAAGATACTGTCCTTTCGACTCGTAAACAGATCGAATCTCGAAATCCCCTTGCATTTGCTCCTAAAGTAATTAGGAGCTCCGATTCTGTGCCAGAAGTTGGG GATGAATCAAGCAAGACTCCAGCTTCAGCAAGGCACAAAAGAGGATGCAATTGCAAGAAATCTGGCTGCCTGAAGAAGTACTGTGAATGCTTCCAG GGTGGTGTTGGATGCTCCGTTAACTGCAGATGTGAAGGGTGTAAGAATGCATTCGGTACAAAGGATG GAGCAGAAGCTGagctggaagaagaagaagaagaaacagagacataTGAAAAGACCGTTGTAAACAAAAGTTTACAGAAGAATGTAATTCAGAACAGTGTAGAGCAGAATCCAGACTATGCTCTTCCAGCAACACCTTTACGGTGTGGCAG AGAATTGGTTCGACTCCCATTTTCCTCTAAGAGCAAGCCACCGCGATCTTCATTTCTTTCCATCGGATCCTCTTCCAGTTTTTATGGTAGCCAAAAGTTTGGAAAGCCGAACTTCTTACCTCAACCCAAGTTTGAGAAGCGAATCCAAGCTGTTCCGGAAGACGAAATGCCTGAGCTTCTTCAAGGGAACTGCTCTCCCATCAGCGGTATCAAATCTGCTTCCCCAAACAGCAAGAGAGTCTCTCCTCCACATTGCAGTGACTTTGGGGTGTCCCCTGGCCGGAGGAGCAGCCGGAAGTTGATATTGCGGTCTATTCCTTCATTTCCTTCTCTCAACCCCAAGGATTGA
- the LOC131316742 gene encoding protein tesmin/TSO1-like CXC 2 isoform X1: protein MGEEREKVERERTEESEGFGKEGFGLAMDTPNRNQITTPVSQFEDSPVFNYINSLSPIKTVKSTRISHTLNSFSFATLPSIFTSPHVSSLKETRFLRRHQFSDPSKPEFSSDNENKCGAIEGVMDVAHNIDEPQQYFDQRSSIDEAEPTYECSELAIEVSQTLIYDCGSPVCSATPCNEIESKYVSEFAGTSSSGLPSAQEASETGFLGNGVQLEGISMTENNTEGAGRDWESMISGAAGLLVFDSPDEGEAFKGLFRKPLDSGTRLRTSLMSEFTQDESTQSLDQVGLEHCESENPCSQVGEEGRLNVMEATGDILASSCPHSHVPEPSEQIDNEPNPNLHRGIRRRCLVFEIGGACNKHLGDSSSSCSSFLSRSDVNIESNVKQLVPIKTGTESSRRILPGIGLHLNALARTSKNYSISSHEVLTTDQEYLDKSPAVTSMEMRIIPYENGGQGIEDTSQASGYIANEEFNQNSPKKKRRKLETAGESEGCKRCNCKKSKCLKLYCECFAAGVYCVEPCSCIDCFNKPVHEDTVLSTRKQIESRNPLAFAPKVIRSSDSVPEDESSKTPASARHKRGCNCKKSGCLKKYCECFQGGVGCSVNCRCEGCKNAFGTKDGSALIGAEAELEEEEEETETYEKTVVNKSLQKNVIQNSVEQNPDYALPATPLRCGRELVRLPFSSKSKPPRSSFLSIGSSSSFYGSQKFGKPNFLPQPKFEKRIQAVPEDEMPELLQGNCSPISGIKSASPNSKRVSPPHCSDFGVSPGRRSSRKLILRSIPSFPSLNPKD from the exons atgggtgaaGAGCGAGagaaggtagagagagagagaactgaagAGAGTGAGGGGTTTGGGAAAGAAGGTTTTGGTCTTGCAATGGACACACCGAATCGGAACCAGATCACTACTCCAGTCTCTCAATTCGAG GACTCGCCCGTCTTTAATTACATCAACAGTCTTTCTCCTATCAAGACGGTTAAGTCTACACGTATTAGCCATACATTGAACTCATTTAGTTTTGCAACTCTACCGTCTATTTTTACTTCACCCCATGTCAGTTCACTCAAGGAAACTAGATTCTTAAGAAG ACATCAGTTCTCAGATCCATCAAAACCAGAGTTTTCTTCCGATAATGAGAACAAATGTGGTGCAATTGAAGGGGTTATGGATGTTGCTCATAACATTGATGAGCCGCAGCAATATTTTGATCAAAGGAGTTCCATTGATGAAGCTGAGCCAACTTATGAGTGTTCAGAGCTAGCAATTGAGGTCTCGCAAACCCTGATCTATGATTGTGGTAGCCCTGTTTGTAGTGCAACACCCTGCAATGAGATTGAATCTAAATATGTGTCAGAATTTGCTGGTACATCGAGCTCAGGTCTGCCATCTGCTCAAGAGGCCTCTGAAACAGGTTTCTTAGGAAATGGGGTGCAGTTAGAAGGGATAAGTATGACTGAGAACAATACTGAAGGCGCAGGACGTGATTGGGAGAGCATGATATCTGGTGCGGCTGGTTTATTAGTATTTGATTCACCTGATGAAGGAGAGGCTTTTAAGGGTCTTTTCCGGAAACCACTGGATTCTGGAACAAGGTTACGTACTTCTCTTATGTCGGAGTTCACTCAAGATGAAAGTACACAATCTCTTGATCAGGTTGGGCTCGAACATTGTGAATCAGAAAATCCTTGCTCTCAAGTAGGAGAAGAAGGCCGTCTGAATGTAATGGAGGCAACTGGAGATATCCTCGCTAGTTCTTGTCCGCATTCACATGTGCCTGAGCCAAGTGAACAAATCGATAATGAG CCAAATCCTAATTTGCATCGTGGCATTAGGAGGCGCTGTCTGGTGTTTGAGATAGGTGGAGCTTGCAACAAGCATTTAGGCGATAGTTCTAGCTCTTGCTCTTCCTTTTTATCACGATCTGATGTCAACATTGAGTCCAACGTCAAGCAGCTGGTTCCTATAAAGACTGGCACAGAGTCTTCACGCCGCATTCTACCTGGAATTGGTTTGCACTTAAATGCTCTTGCGAGGACTTCAAAGAACTACAGCATCAGCAGTCATGAAGTTTTGACTACTGATCAAGAATATCTTGATAAATCTCCGGCAGTGACTTCTATGGAAATGCGCATCATTCCTTATGAAAATGGAGGTCAGGGTATAGAAGATACTTCTCAGGCATCTGGGTATATAGCTAATGAAGAGTTCAATCAGAATAGTCCAAAAAAGAAGAG GCGTAAGCTGGAAACTGCTGGAGAGAGTGAAGGCTGTAAGCGGTGTAACTGTAAGAAATCAAAATGCTTGAAACT TTATTGTGAATGCTTTGCTGCTGGCGTCTATTGTGTGGAGCCATGTTCATGTATAGATTGCTTCAACAAGCCTGTTCACGAAGATACTGTCCTTTCGACTCGTAAACAGATCGAATCTCGAAATCCCCTTGCATTTGCTCCTAAAGTAATTAGGAGCTCCGATTCTGTGCCAGAA GATGAATCAAGCAAGACTCCAGCTTCAGCAAGGCACAAAAGAGGATGCAATTGCAAGAAATCTGGCTGCCTGAAGAAGTACTGTGAATGCTTCCAG GGTGGTGTTGGATGCTCCGTTAACTGCAGATGTGAAGGGTGTAAGAATGCATTCGGTACAAAGGATG GGTCTGCTTTAATAGGAGCAGAAGCTGagctggaagaagaagaagaagaaacagagacataTGAAAAGACCGTTGTAAACAAAAGTTTACAGAAGAATGTAATTCAGAACAGTGTAGAGCAGAATCCAGACTATGCTCTTCCAGCAACACCTTTACGGTGTGGCAG AGAATTGGTTCGACTCCCATTTTCCTCTAAGAGCAAGCCACCGCGATCTTCATTTCTTTCCATCGGATCCTCTTCCAGTTTTTATGGTAGCCAAAAGTTTGGAAAGCCGAACTTCTTACCTCAACCCAAGTTTGAGAAGCGAATCCAAGCTGTTCCGGAAGACGAAATGCCTGAGCTTCTTCAAGGGAACTGCTCTCCCATCAGCGGTATCAAATCTGCTTCCCCAAACAGCAAGAGAGTCTCTCCTCCACATTGCAGTGACTTTGGGGTGTCCCCTGGCCGGAGGAGCAGCCGGAAGTTGATATTGCGGTCTATTCCTTCATTTCCTTCTCTCAACCCCAAGGATTGA